A window of Acropora muricata isolate sample 2 chromosome 3, ASM3666990v1, whole genome shotgun sequence contains these coding sequences:
- the LOC136910683 gene encoding uncharacterized protein, with protein MSASQEEPLFGENIDKSLFEKDLVEIANNLRKRGKSVFDLQAAKNEMSVEKDKYVLINIYKGHASIVVVDKELFKTILFSPVWGQMIDGPDLKFRDDFEAVRRMVTTIPLQQYHVCLSDSGEKYILTRNMYYMPWLKKSRSFFVGESAMAYLYLQLLCLTVVPSQYRLIIDDCLEFAKRFAKEVAVRENDIRGTDIRMLFRTLSVSEHYASAAVELSSRNNPKSGQSAAILYFSSFKVERLLLVLALGLVMIAIVLYLIIRWVSGKPE; from the coding sequence ATGTCTGCCTCGCAAGAAGAACCCTTGTTCGGAGAAAATATTGACAAAAGTCTGTTTGAAAAAGACCTTGTGGAGATCGCTAATAATTTGCGTAAGCGAGGCAAAAGCGTTTTTGATCTGCAGGCAGCGAAGAATGAAATGTCTGTGGAGAAAGATAAATATGTTCTTATAAACATTTATAAAGGGCATGCGTCGATCGTTGTTGTCGACAAAGAATTGTTCAAGACAATTCTATTTTCCCCTGTCTGGGGACAGATGATAGACGGACCTGATTTGAAATTTCGGGATGATTTTGAAGCTGTTAGAAGAATGGTTACTACGATCCCTTTACAGCAGTATCACGTATGCTTGAGTGATTCTGGCGAAAAGTACATTCTTACTCGGAACATGTATTATATGCCATGGCTGAAGAAATCTCGAAGTTTTTTCGTTGGAGAATCGGCTATGGCTTACTTGTACCTGCAGTTGTTGTGCCTGACTGTTGTTCCATCGCAGTATCGACTGATCATCGACGACTGTTTAGAATTTGCAAAGCGGTTCGCCAAGGAGGTAGCTGTTCGAGAGAATGACATTCGGGGAACGGACATCCGAATGTTGTTCAGGACTTTGTCAGTATCTGAGCACTATGCAAGCGCTGCAGTGGAACTGTCTTCTCGAAATAACCCGAAAAGTGGCCAAAGTGCTGCCATTTTGTACTTCTCGAGTTTTAAAGTAGAAAGACTACTACTCGTTCTAGCGTTAGGTTTGGTGATGATCGCGATTGTTTTGTACTTAATTATAAGATGGGTGTCTGGAAAACCCGAATAG
- the LOC136910682 gene encoding splicing factor, suppressor of white-apricot homolog has protein sequence MSVLFDAKEGKLTPKSQRAPRTRRKEDDLLVFGYACKLFEHCTERSSVFDPEKHLISWMGDETLRIDRYDARLHFTDKGQFTSKPSDLASSLTPEEEAIERQCDEERYMDLHRDMSEYEIQQEEEMKRFQQALQQDGAYNSAGFQYQYDATEKTYLYPQNPNGYESLQNESEVYHVQGGRDISELNVDTARSHVPVTCGPAPPPPPVFQEPEPFVPPKELEVPNGMEIPQTAKMQAIIERTAVFVAKQGKQMEILVKAKQSGNRQFDFLLMDNWLNPYYKHVLQYVTEGKYVPEIPNTSTAQTQEETKETKESDKEDSDDDSDGEYELHPLLQASLHKKITRSQPTSASSSPPAQTLGNKFSQTFAPVTSGLNSTVFPHDHDGTNITDLSGADTTYDYSMWYPQDDVQGLYVPSAGYSYHPLVLPVPSVADMIPPPPPPPGEGPLEEEWLEASSSVPPLPPPPPPPVPPGLLLPEDVETPGVCPPSSSLGVSSMSQLPQPIIPPPPDLQPIVDKLAIYVAKNGPDFESIIIAKNDPRFDFLDPWNTHHSYYKLKKQEAERQLQLEKAAKAQENQKNLPEVSKGPISFSIKTKVPKKPKIEYRTSVIYKQSLEQEESDEEGAAEVSGAERQGKDEGNGKPPEENTSNEEKQQAEDEMAGDSLSQQMDSIKAAERIAQSLESESRDKQLQLERRRKASLFISMLKKTNPADELEANESSPDDSIKRTRKFMEARFDFPPEKKIRTDSDGYEDDDLSSGGVGAPSAGSIRVTQDLMAKVLAASKNK, from the exons ATGTCGGTGCTATTTGACGCAAAAGAAGGGAAATTAACACCTAAATCTCAAAGAGCGCCAAGGACGAGGCGAAAGGAAGATGACTTGCTCGTTTTCGGCTACGCGTGCAAATTGTTTGAGCACTGCACTGAAAGATCTTCGGTGTTTGATCCCGAAAAGCACCTTATATCATGGATGGGTGATGAAACCCTTCGTATCGACAG ATATGATGCCCGTCTTCACTTCACCGATAAGGGGCAGTTTACTAGCAAGCCATCTGACCTGGCTTCCTCACTCACAccagaggaagaagcaatagAGAGGCAGTGTGATGAAGAGAGGTACATGGATCTTCACAGAGACATGTCTGAATATGAAATACAGCAAG AAGAAGAAATGAAGCGTTTTCAACAAGCCCTTCAACAGGATGGAGCTTACAATTCAGCAGGATTCCAATATCAGTATGATGCTACAGAGAAGACATATCTGTATCCACAAAATCCCAATGGTTATGAATCATTGCAAAATG aATCAGAAGTATATCATGTCCAAGGAGGCAGAGATATTTCTGAACTGAATGTTGACACAGCAAGGTCACATGTTCCAGTTACTTGTGGTCCTGCACCTCCTCCTCCTCCTGTGTTTCAAGAACCAGAGCCTTTTGTCCCACCCAAGGAACTGGAAGTTCCAAATGGAATGGAGATT CCTCAGACTGCCAAAATGCAAGCCATCATAGAGAGGACAGCTGTTTTTGTTGCTAAGCAGGGAAAGCAAATGGAAATCTTGGTCAAAGCCAAGCAATCAGGGAATCGTCAGTTTGACTTTCTGCTCATGGACAATTGGCTGAATCCTTATTACAAACATGTGTTACAATATGTGACTGAGGGAAAGTATGTCCCAGAAATTCCAAATACATCAACAGCACAAACTCAGGAGgagacaaaagaaacaaaggaaagtGACAAGGAGGATAGCGATGATGATTCTGATGGAGAATATGAATTACATCCTTTGCTGCAAGCATCACTTCATAAAAAGATAACAAGATCACAGCCGACGTCGGCATCATCTTCACCGCCAGCACAAACTCTTGGCAATAAATTTAGTCAAACTTTTGCTCCAGTCACAAGTGGTTTAAATTCAACAGTTTTTCCACATGATCATGATGGTACCAACATTACTGATTTGAGTGGAGCAGATACTACTTATGACTATAGCATGTGGTATCCTCAAG atgacgtgCAAGGGCTGTATGTGCCCTCTGCTGGCTACTCGTACCACCCCCTTGTTTTACCTGTACCCTCAGTTGCCGATATGATtccaccccctcccccaccaCCTGGTGAGGGGCCCCTGGAAG AGGAGTGGTTAGAGGCTTCATCGTCTGTTCCTCCATTGCCACCACCACCCCCACCTCCAGTTCCACCAGGTCTCCTTTTACCAGAGGATGTTGAAACCCCAGGGGTATGTCCCCCCTCTTCATCTCTCGGTGTATCCAGTATGTCACAATTACCCCAACCAATCATACCACCCCCACCTGATCTTCAACCGATTGTGGACAAGTTAGCAATCTATGTGGCCAAGAATGGACCAGACTTTGAGTCAATTATCATTGCTAAAAACGACCCTCGCTTTGATTTCCTGGACCCGTGGAACACACATCATAGTTATTACAAGCTCAAGAAACAAGAAGCAGAGAGACAGTTACAGCTGGAAAAGGCTGCAAAAGCACAAG AAAACCAGAAAAATTTGCCAGAAGTGTCGAAAGGTCCAATTAGTTTCTCCATAAAGACAAAAGTTccaaagaaaccaaaaatagAGTACAGAACAAGCGTCATATACAAACAAAGCCTTGAGCAAGAGGAAAGTGATGAGGAGGGTGCTGCAGAAGTATCTGGAGCTGAGAGACAGGGAAAGGATGAAGGAAATGGAAAACCACCAGAAGAGAACACAAGTAATGAGGAGAAGCAACAAGCTGAGGATGAGATGGCAGGAGATTCGCTTTCACAACAAATGGATTCTATAAAGGCTGCAGAGAGAATTG CTCAAAGTCTGGAATCAGAGTCACGAGACAAACAACTTCAACTTGAAAGAAGGAGGAAAGCATCACTGTTCATCAGCATGCTTAAGAAAACTAACCCAGCAGATGAATTGGAAGCAAATGA GTCTTCCCCCGATGATTCAATCAAGAGGACAAGAAAGTTCATGGAAGCTAG GTTCGACTTTCCCCCAGAAAAGAAAATTCGCACTGACAGTGATGGCTATGAAGATGATGATTTATCAAGCGGAGGCGTTGGCGCTCCATCAGCTGGCAGCATCCGTGTAACTCAG GATCTAATGGCAAAAGTGTTGGCTGCCTCTAAGAACAAATGA